A genomic window from Elaeis guineensis isolate ETL-2024a chromosome 3, EG11, whole genome shotgun sequence includes:
- the LOC105041313 gene encoding uncharacterized protein isoform X1, with translation MLSLFEMSVAVCRSSFSPFESILAPNLAREPLPISPTNWQPPAEQYKPTEPPVEAEKDDDRPGQFDIWSSIQSQKARETATADPMVPYVHPLVRRSSSLMSQKSLEICTESLGSETGSADFSSLLDDPDCFSSKIEAEEEEHNELAPPIHETRPLVDEEERPRFRVAKAVEERRVQSGRKELVSVNYHCSISRRSPPRSFPPPLPSISRRDGPCIHMRPHRCNGRLVVEAVPVPSQNYLHAQRQDGRLLLSFIDATYNDPDDIEIDTPEATQEEEDVVESKAKEEEEAEEEEEAIAMAQEEEGELEEEKNCDEEEEDEEEVEEEVEVVDRGTVVEVKVSTQPQQQSGAMKMQRSSSFVINKFVGAGETRWAEKMAECKPTAPDKQQIQQEHHNPGTATPTPARRATPTTTTAAAAAAAASTFSTSSEGYYCSSYSSFHWRDPQVGGGQYASPDDHKLLFTSKRRNREELLHHMRRCSQLRRPLFILEPCCIATSS, from the exons ATGCTATCCTTGTTTGAG ATGTCGGTGGCTGTGTGCAGAAGCTCCTTCTCACCCTTCGAATCCATTCTCGCGCCAAACTTAGCAAGAGAGCCCCTGCCAATCTCGCCTACAAATTGGCAGCCGCCGGCCGAGCAATACAAGCCTACCGAACCCCCGGTGGAGGCCGAGAAGGACGACGACCGGCCGGGGCAATTCGACATATGGAGCTCGATCCAATCCCAGAAGGCCAGGGAGACCGCCACCGCCGATCCCATGGTCCCTTATGTCCATCCTCTGGTGCGGCGCTCGTCCAGCCTGATGAGCCAAAAGAGCCTCGAAATCTGCACCGAGAGCCTCGGGTCTGAGACGGGGTCCGCCGATTTCTCCTCGTTGCTCGACGACCCCGACTGCTTCTCTTCCAAGATCGAAGCGGAAGAGGAAGAGCACAACGAATTAGCTCCTCCAATCCATGAGACACGGCCACTAGTTGACGAAGAAGAAAGACCACGCTTCAGAGTGGCGAAGGCGGTAGAAGAGCGGCGAGTGCAGAGTGGCAGGAAGGAGCTGGTTTCGGTGAATTACCACTGCTCTATTAGCAGGAGGTCGCCGCCCCGATCATTCCCACCTCCACTCCCTTCCATCTCCCGGCGCGACGGGCCCTGCATCCACATGAGGCCGCATCGCTGCAACGGCCGGCTCGTCGTCGAGGCCGTGCCCGTCCCCTCCCAGAATTACCTCCATGCTCAGCGCCAGGACGGCCGCCTACTCCTTTCCTTCATCGATGCCACGTACAATGACCCTGATGACATCGAGATCGACACCCCAGAGGCaacacaagaagaagaagatgttgtGGAAAGtaaggcaaaagaggaagaagaagcagaggaggaggaggaagcaaTAGCAATGGCACAGGAAGAAGAGGGAGAATTGGAAGAAGAGAAGAATTGTGATGAAGAGGAGGAAGATGAGGAGGAGGTAGAGGAGGAAGTGGAAGTGGTGGATAGAGGGACAGTTGTAGAGGTGAAGGTCAGCACACAACCCCAGCAACAGAGCGGGGCGATGAAGATGCAGCGGTCGTCATCCTTCGTGATCAACAAATTCGTCGGCGCCGGTGAGACCCGGTGGGCCGAGAAGATGGCAGAATGCAAGCCAACAGCACCCGACAAACAACAAATCCAGCAAGAACATCACAACCCCGGCACCGCAACACCGACACCAGCCCGACGGGCGACGCCGACGACGAccacggcggcggcggcggcggcggccgcCTCGACCTTCAGCACCTCATCGGAGGGCTACTACTGCAGCTCCTACTCCTCGTTCCATTGGAGGGACCCGCAGGTGGGCGGCGGGCAGTACGCGTCGCCGGACGACCACAAGCTGCTGTTCACGTCAAAGCGGCGGAACCGGGAGGAGCTGCTGCACCACATGAGGAGGTGCAGCCAGCTGCGGAGGCCGCTCTTCATCTTGGAGCCCTGTTGCATTGCCACCTCCTCCTAA
- the LOC105041313 gene encoding uncharacterized protein isoform X2: MSVAVCRSSFSPFESILAPNLAREPLPISPTNWQPPAEQYKPTEPPVEAEKDDDRPGQFDIWSSIQSQKARETATADPMVPYVHPLVRRSSSLMSQKSLEICTESLGSETGSADFSSLLDDPDCFSSKIEAEEEEHNELAPPIHETRPLVDEEERPRFRVAKAVEERRVQSGRKELVSVNYHCSISRRSPPRSFPPPLPSISRRDGPCIHMRPHRCNGRLVVEAVPVPSQNYLHAQRQDGRLLLSFIDATYNDPDDIEIDTPEATQEEEDVVESKAKEEEEAEEEEEAIAMAQEEEGELEEEKNCDEEEEDEEEVEEEVEVVDRGTVVEVKVSTQPQQQSGAMKMQRSSSFVINKFVGAGETRWAEKMAECKPTAPDKQQIQQEHHNPGTATPTPARRATPTTTTAAAAAAAASTFSTSSEGYYCSSYSSFHWRDPQVGGGQYASPDDHKLLFTSKRRNREELLHHMRRCSQLRRPLFILEPCCIATSS; the protein is encoded by the coding sequence ATGTCGGTGGCTGTGTGCAGAAGCTCCTTCTCACCCTTCGAATCCATTCTCGCGCCAAACTTAGCAAGAGAGCCCCTGCCAATCTCGCCTACAAATTGGCAGCCGCCGGCCGAGCAATACAAGCCTACCGAACCCCCGGTGGAGGCCGAGAAGGACGACGACCGGCCGGGGCAATTCGACATATGGAGCTCGATCCAATCCCAGAAGGCCAGGGAGACCGCCACCGCCGATCCCATGGTCCCTTATGTCCATCCTCTGGTGCGGCGCTCGTCCAGCCTGATGAGCCAAAAGAGCCTCGAAATCTGCACCGAGAGCCTCGGGTCTGAGACGGGGTCCGCCGATTTCTCCTCGTTGCTCGACGACCCCGACTGCTTCTCTTCCAAGATCGAAGCGGAAGAGGAAGAGCACAACGAATTAGCTCCTCCAATCCATGAGACACGGCCACTAGTTGACGAAGAAGAAAGACCACGCTTCAGAGTGGCGAAGGCGGTAGAAGAGCGGCGAGTGCAGAGTGGCAGGAAGGAGCTGGTTTCGGTGAATTACCACTGCTCTATTAGCAGGAGGTCGCCGCCCCGATCATTCCCACCTCCACTCCCTTCCATCTCCCGGCGCGACGGGCCCTGCATCCACATGAGGCCGCATCGCTGCAACGGCCGGCTCGTCGTCGAGGCCGTGCCCGTCCCCTCCCAGAATTACCTCCATGCTCAGCGCCAGGACGGCCGCCTACTCCTTTCCTTCATCGATGCCACGTACAATGACCCTGATGACATCGAGATCGACACCCCAGAGGCaacacaagaagaagaagatgttgtGGAAAGtaaggcaaaagaggaagaagaagcagaggaggaggaggaagcaaTAGCAATGGCACAGGAAGAAGAGGGAGAATTGGAAGAAGAGAAGAATTGTGATGAAGAGGAGGAAGATGAGGAGGAGGTAGAGGAGGAAGTGGAAGTGGTGGATAGAGGGACAGTTGTAGAGGTGAAGGTCAGCACACAACCCCAGCAACAGAGCGGGGCGATGAAGATGCAGCGGTCGTCATCCTTCGTGATCAACAAATTCGTCGGCGCCGGTGAGACCCGGTGGGCCGAGAAGATGGCAGAATGCAAGCCAACAGCACCCGACAAACAACAAATCCAGCAAGAACATCACAACCCCGGCACCGCAACACCGACACCAGCCCGACGGGCGACGCCGACGACGAccacggcggcggcggcggcggcggccgcCTCGACCTTCAGCACCTCATCGGAGGGCTACTACTGCAGCTCCTACTCCTCGTTCCATTGGAGGGACCCGCAGGTGGGCGGCGGGCAGTACGCGTCGCCGGACGACCACAAGCTGCTGTTCACGTCAAAGCGGCGGAACCGGGAGGAGCTGCTGCACCACATGAGGAGGTGCAGCCAGCTGCGGAGGCCGCTCTTCATCTTGGAGCCCTGTTGCATTGCCACCTCCTCCTAA